A part of Leptospira yasudae genomic DNA contains:
- a CDS encoding alpha-glucosidase gives MFLRRAFLFLLIAGLSVCSGPFSNYTKITLPVEQKFTFGKRFQAVQRENVLEIRSDAGIFLELSLTKPFLSAAKGTQEVKSKFATYHIEDRIASRCDSQSIETVVASAADLKISGNLEGAGCASRYEIVFTPLDETSLYFQVGLADSALNRTYFRIGSDETENIFGLGEQFSHFNLKGKTPFLLTEEQGIGRGDQPITAGANLTAGAGGNEYSTYTPIPFFLTSKNRSVYFENSSYSSFDFSDPKEITVEFRENGMKGTIWKETSPVKLVQKFTAKTGRAPELPDWAYGTWLGIQGGKDVVLKHIESAKKAGNPITALWIQDWVGRRKTSFGSQLWWRWIADEKSYPEFRKFCADLNAQGIHVLGYLNPFLANEGPLYEEAVKKGYLVKDKNGKNYEIQTAGFPAYLLDLTNPQTVDWIQGIIQKNLIGAGLSGWMADFGEWLPLDAVLHSGISAEVYHNVYPVEWARINREAIRKAGKEGQVVFFTRAGYSESMKHSTLFWEGDQMVSWGEHDGIVSALTGLLSGGISGISLNHSDIGGYTTINNPIRDYHRSKELFLRWAELNVFSPVFRTHEGNRPEKNHQPYTDEETIREFARYGKMHLALKEYLRSLVKEASATGLPVVRPLYLHYPNDIQTHTIQREFLLGEDLLILPVLEKGESSVDGYLPEGEWEHVWTGKSYSGKTTVSVKAPLGEPAIFLKRNGTWYEKLKVALLPLKR, from the coding sequence ATGTTCTTAAGAAGGGCTTTTTTATTTTTACTCATCGCGGGGCTTTCCGTTTGTTCCGGTCCGTTTTCCAATTATACAAAAATCACTCTTCCCGTTGAACAAAAGTTCACGTTCGGCAAACGCTTTCAAGCGGTTCAAAGGGAGAACGTCCTGGAGATTCGCTCGGACGCAGGGATCTTTCTCGAACTGTCTCTGACAAAGCCGTTTTTATCCGCGGCCAAAGGAACGCAGGAAGTAAAATCCAAATTCGCAACCTATCATATTGAGGATCGCATCGCAAGCCGTTGCGATTCTCAGAGTATAGAAACCGTAGTCGCCTCCGCGGCCGATCTGAAAATTTCGGGCAATCTCGAAGGGGCGGGCTGCGCCAGCCGCTACGAAATCGTTTTTACTCCGTTAGACGAAACGTCCTTGTACTTTCAAGTCGGCTTAGCCGATTCTGCGTTAAACCGAACTTACTTCAGAATCGGCTCGGACGAAACCGAAAACATCTTCGGGCTCGGGGAACAATTCTCCCATTTCAATCTCAAGGGAAAAACCCCGTTTTTGTTAACCGAAGAACAGGGAATCGGAAGAGGGGATCAACCGATCACCGCGGGAGCGAACCTGACCGCGGGCGCGGGAGGAAACGAATACTCGACTTATACGCCGATTCCTTTCTTTCTTACCTCCAAAAACAGATCCGTGTATTTTGAAAATTCCTCCTATTCCAGTTTTGATTTTTCCGATCCGAAAGAAATCACCGTAGAGTTTCGGGAGAACGGAATGAAGGGAACGATCTGGAAGGAAACTTCTCCCGTAAAACTCGTGCAGAAGTTCACCGCGAAAACGGGAAGGGCTCCCGAACTTCCGGATTGGGCCTATGGAACCTGGCTCGGAATTCAGGGCGGAAAGGATGTCGTATTAAAACATATCGAAAGCGCAAAGAAGGCAGGAAATCCGATCACCGCCCTTTGGATTCAAGATTGGGTGGGAAGAAGAAAGACCAGCTTCGGTTCCCAGCTTTGGTGGAGATGGATCGCCGATGAGAAGTCATATCCCGAGTTTCGAAAATTCTGCGCCGACCTGAACGCACAAGGAATTCATGTATTAGGATATTTGAATCCGTTTCTTGCCAACGAAGGACCTCTCTACGAAGAAGCGGTTAAAAAAGGATATCTCGTAAAAGACAAAAACGGCAAGAACTACGAAATTCAAACCGCGGGTTTTCCCGCCTATTTATTGGATCTTACCAATCCGCAAACGGTCGATTGGATTCAAGGAATCATACAAAAAAATCTGATCGGCGCCGGTTTGTCGGGTTGGATGGCCGATTTCGGAGAATGGCTCCCTCTCGACGCGGTGCTTCATTCCGGAATTTCAGCCGAGGTTTACCATAACGTATATCCGGTCGAATGGGCGCGCATCAATCGCGAGGCGATCCGCAAAGCGGGCAAAGAAGGACAGGTCGTCTTCTTTACCAGAGCGGGATACAGCGAATCCATGAAACATTCCACGTTGTTTTGGGAAGGCGATCAGATGGTAAGCTGGGGAGAACACGACGGAATCGTCTCCGCGTTGACCGGATTATTGTCCGGAGGAATCAGCGGGATCTCTCTCAACCACAGCGACATCGGCGGATATACGACAATCAACAATCCGATTCGAGACTACCATCGTTCCAAGGAATTGTTTTTGCGTTGGGCGGAACTCAACGTATTCAGTCCCGTATTTCGAACCCACGAAGGAAACCGCCCCGAAAAAAATCATCAGCCCTACACGGACGAGGAAACGATCCGAGAGTTTGCGAGATACGGAAAGATGCACCTTGCCCTGAAAGAATATCTTCGTTCTCTCGTAAAGGAAGCGTCCGCTACCGGACTTCCGGTCGTGCGACCCTTGTATCTTCATTATCCGAACGACATCCAAACTCATACGATTCAAAGGGAATTTTTGTTAGGAGAGGATCTATTGATTCTTCCCGTTTTGGAAAAGGGAGAATCATCCGTGGACGGATATTTGCCCGAAGGAGAATGGGAACATGTTTGGACCGGAAAATCCTATTCGGGAAAAACGACGGTGAGCGTCAAAGCGCCGTTAGGCGAACCGGCGATCTTTTTGAAAAGGAACGGAACTTGGTATGAAAAGTTAAAGGTGGCTTTATTGCCGCTGAAACGGTAA
- a CDS encoding thiol-disulfide oxidoreductase DCC family protein, with protein sequence MKETGLTPQKSPIVFFDGVCNLCNAAVLFFLDRNRKQNLLFASLQSNAAERILGKKVGFEDSPGSVLFLEEGILHQKSTAVLKICAHLSYPWKLLPFFGWVPPFLRDWIYDWIARNRYRWFGRLEACRMPDPKLKSRFLED encoded by the coding sequence ATGAAAGAAACCGGTTTGACTCCGCAAAAATCACCGATCGTTTTCTTTGACGGTGTTTGTAATCTATGCAACGCGGCCGTTCTTTTCTTCTTGGATCGAAATCGAAAACAAAATCTTCTCTTTGCCAGTCTTCAATCGAACGCAGCGGAACGAATTCTTGGAAAGAAGGTGGGATTCGAGGATTCTCCCGGTTCGGTTTTGTTTTTAGAAGAAGGAATTCTCCATCAAAAGTCGACGGCCGTCTTGAAAATCTGCGCACATCTTTCCTATCCTTGGAAGCTGCTTCCATTTTTTGGCTGGGTTCCTCCGTTTTTGCGCGATTGGATCTATGATTGGATCGCAAGAAATCGTTATCGGTGGTTCGGCCGATTGGAAGCGTGCAGAATGCCCGATCCAAAACTCAAATCCAGATTCTTAGAAGACTAA
- a CDS encoding M23 family metallopeptidase has product MKRKTGTVLAGLLLVALFFSIKSFANTNLEEIKLDNQYLQTYRGLEGIWIVPNRVKESVGDLIHNFGTTEHEIKRVNGIPDNERIPVNEPVFFPYNENFTRSLLLEDKGREILRTDQREFIWPISFKHSFVTSRLGRRWNAMHSGVDIACPTGSIVIAAADGVVLESKKDGGYGNKVLLSHPGINGINTLYAHNSLLYVKEGDKVKKGQIIALSGNTGHTTGPHLHFEVRYQNVVLNPEHYLPVFQSSSEARVAIARETIEQ; this is encoded by the coding sequence ATGAAAAGAAAAACCGGCACCGTTCTGGCAGGATTGCTCCTTGTTGCGCTGTTCTTTAGCATCAAATCCTTCGCCAACACCAATTTAGAAGAAATCAAACTGGATAATCAATACCTGCAGACCTATCGAGGCCTGGAAGGAATTTGGATCGTTCCGAATCGGGTTAAAGAATCCGTTGGAGATCTGATCCACAACTTCGGAACCACCGAACACGAAATCAAACGGGTCAACGGAATTCCGGACAACGAAAGAATTCCCGTAAACGAGCCCGTATTCTTTCCTTATAACGAAAATTTTACCAGAAGTCTTTTGCTCGAAGACAAGGGCCGCGAAATTCTCCGCACCGATCAAAGAGAATTCATTTGGCCGATCAGTTTCAAACATTCTTTCGTGACGTCTCGTCTGGGAAGAAGATGGAACGCGATGCATTCCGGAGTCGATATCGCTTGTCCGACCGGTTCGATCGTGATCGCAGCGGCCGACGGAGTCGTTCTTGAATCCAAAAAAGACGGCGGTTACGGAAACAAGGTTCTTCTTTCTCATCCGGGGATCAACGGGATCAACACGCTCTACGCGCATAACTCTCTTCTTTACGTAAAGGAAGGGGATAAGGTGAAGAAGGGGCAGATCATCGCTCTTTCCGGGAACACGGGACATACGACCGGTCCGCATCTTCATTTCGAAGTCCGTTATCAGAATGTCGTATTAAATCCGGAACATTATCTTCCGGTTTTTCAATCTTCTTCCGAGGCTCGTGTGGCGATCGCCCGGGAGACCATCGAACAATAA
- a CDS encoding HAD family hydrolase codes for MSLTRDFWNPQIYEILSRNQPGKAAFDFDNTLVRNDFGEAVMELFLSQGIPAYKDDISVFFPRENADKILSARFQDPSRFRSLVLEEYESIQLKSGLEASYRWSSWIFSGHSPDELKEISKRVWNDHAIDRSSQAVRIYEPMKELVAHLIEMGWEVWIVTASPQEIIQSVSHLFDIPAERVLGMNLAVANGIHSSTILEPFTYGNGKVERLRAATGGFADLAFGDSINDFPLLRSSARAGIFLDRGKGVVPPSEAKIQAIADWNVLEGVLVES; via the coding sequence GTGTCTTTAACGCGGGATTTTTGGAATCCGCAGATCTATGAAATTCTTTCCCGGAATCAACCCGGGAAAGCCGCATTCGATTTCGATAATACTCTTGTAAGAAACGATTTCGGCGAAGCCGTGATGGAACTCTTTCTTTCTCAGGGGATACCCGCTTATAAGGACGACATTTCCGTATTTTTTCCAAGGGAGAATGCGGACAAAATTCTTTCCGCGCGCTTTCAGGATCCTTCCCGCTTTCGTTCTCTCGTTCTTGAAGAATACGAATCGATCCAGTTGAAGTCCGGGCTTGAGGCTTCGTATCGTTGGAGTTCCTGGATTTTTTCAGGACATTCTCCGGATGAATTGAAAGAAATTTCCAAGCGGGTTTGGAACGATCACGCGATCGATCGGAGTTCGCAGGCAGTAAGAATTTACGAACCGATGAAGGAACTCGTCGCTCATCTCATCGAGATGGGTTGGGAGGTTTGGATCGTGACCGCTTCGCCTCAGGAGATCATTCAATCCGTTTCTCATCTATTCGATATTCCAGCCGAGCGGGTTTTAGGAATGAACCTTGCGGTTGCGAACGGAATTCATTCTTCTACGATCCTTGAACCGTTTACGTATGGAAACGGCAAAGTGGAACGTTTGCGCGCAGCGACCGGAGGTTTTGCCGATCTTGCGTTCGGAGATTCGATCAACGACTTTCCTTTGTTGCGTTCTTCCGCGCGCGCCGGGATTTTTTTGGATCGCGGAAAGGGCGTTGTTCCTCCTTCCGAAGCGAAGATTCAGGCGATCGCCGATTGGAACGTTTTGGAAGGCGTTCTCGTTGAATCGTAA
- the rsmI gene encoding 16S rRNA (cytidine(1402)-2'-O)-methyltransferase: protein MEASKKGTLILVSVSLGNPGDLTQRAKELLINSDILIGEESRTTSTLLKSVGAQKEFLLCNEHTTPEQIQELGDQVMGANLSVLVSDAGTPGIEDPGRELVQEVLRRGGTVRSAPGPIAFGAALSISGFKISPFTFCGFLSRESADRKNELSRYLKPGHTIVFYETPYRYKAVLHDLDFVLKETGEERNVFLCLDLTLDSEFQFRGKLGDLLKLLDTLPKGNPVIVVSQRKGQAKQKSFSKGSHKSPSKRFGK, encoded by the coding sequence ATGGAAGCTTCGAAAAAAGGAACCTTAATTTTGGTATCGGTTTCCCTCGGGAATCCGGGAGATCTTACGCAACGCGCCAAAGAACTGTTAATCAATTCCGATATACTCATAGGCGAAGAATCCAGAACGACTTCCACTCTTTTAAAATCCGTAGGCGCGCAAAAAGAATTTCTTCTTTGCAACGAACACACAACCCCGGAACAAATCCAAGAGCTCGGCGATCAAGTGATGGGCGCAAATCTCAGCGTTTTGGTATCGGATGCCGGAACTCCGGGAATCGAAGATCCCGGACGGGAACTGGTCCAGGAAGTTTTGCGAAGAGGCGGAACGGTTCGCAGCGCGCCCGGTCCGATCGCCTTCGGGGCGGCTTTGAGCATTTCCGGTTTTAAGATTTCTCCGTTTACGTTTTGCGGTTTTTTATCCAGAGAATCCGCCGACCGTAAAAACGAATTGAGCCGTTATTTAAAACCGGGTCATACGATCGTATTTTACGAAACGCCTTACCGTTATAAGGCGGTGCTTCACGACTTGGATTTCGTCTTAAAAGAAACGGGAGAAGAGCGAAACGTCTTTCTTTGTCTGGACCTTACTTTGGATTCTGAATTTCAGTTCCGCGGCAAACTCGGCGATCTTTTGAAATTATTAGATACGCTTCCAAAAGGAAATCCGGTCATCGTAGTTTCACAGAGAAAAGGGCAGGCAAAGCAAAAATCTTTTTCCAAGGGAAGTCATAAATCTCCTTCGAAACGTTTTGGAAAATGA
- a CDS encoding SDR family NAD(P)-dependent oxidoreductase, whose amino-acid sequence MSKKNALIIGTSGVAGQSAVAAIREFANKHNEEWNVIATTSKNSPLIEADLTITEINLEAVDHSLSRLYQSLSANGIHTIDLFVYTPARGNLGYPVSETPESDVKDAMKFCMDPMLAVEAKLKPTLSVGYSAYYYRPHLQPFYGSLAFVKKKMEEWALQDPARRKIIRAGSFFSQSVRGITIILQRMGKKSQDPDLQKLLKLQKESGKSFPDFFLEYVAKQEEASFGSKFPNIPFRLTSQDDLKNAFIRILEGESAPILSLVGAWTWTETSLPDMPEYLKKF is encoded by the coding sequence ATGTCAAAAAAGAACGCACTCATCATCGGCACCAGCGGCGTTGCGGGGCAAAGCGCGGTCGCAGCGATTCGCGAATTCGCAAACAAACATAACGAAGAATGGAATGTAATCGCGACGACGAGCAAGAATTCTCCCCTGATCGAAGCCGATTTAACGATCACGGAAATCAATTTGGAAGCGGTGGATCATTCTCTTTCTCGTCTGTATCAAAGCCTTTCAGCTAACGGAATTCATACGATCGATCTTTTCGTTTATACTCCCGCAAGAGGCAATCTGGGTTATCCAGTTTCGGAAACGCCCGAAAGCGACGTTAAGGACGCGATGAAGTTTTGTATGGACCCGATGCTTGCGGTCGAAGCGAAACTCAAACCGACTTTGAGCGTCGGATATTCCGCATATTATTACAGACCGCACCTACAGCCCTTTTACGGATCGCTCGCGTTCGTAAAAAAGAAAATGGAAGAATGGGCTCTGCAAGATCCGGCTCGACGCAAAATCATCCGTGCGGGTTCTTTTTTCAGTCAGAGCGTTCGAGGGATCACGATTATCCTGCAACGAATGGGGAAAAAATCGCAGGACCCGGACTTGCAGAAGCTTTTGAAACTTCAAAAAGAATCCGGAAAAAGTTTTCCCGATTTCTTTTTGGAATACGTTGCCAAACAGGAAGAAGCCTCTTTCGGTTCGAAATTTCCGAACATTCCGTTTCGACTAACGTCGCAAGACGATTTAAAAAATGCGTTCATCCGAATCTTAGAAGGAGAATCGGCTCCGATCCTTTCGCTTGTGGGCGCTTGGACTTGGACCGAAACATCCCTTCCGGATATGCCCGAGTATTTGAAGAAGTTTTGA
- a CDS encoding RluA family pseudouridine synthase, whose translation MPEKHSNIRIFYETESFLFAEKPPGIPVHATKDSQRENFADRLQKQLSLEYLRTVNRLDLDTSGLVFFCKDPEKNLEADRILKTSEKIYLCVADGIPEEERFTETCYLKDGNKKVRKVFSGGDKAITEFFVLKRERKENYTVLLAKLHTGRRHQIRFHLSEKGFPILGDRVYGKSELDVASAQRTSNNHSRSSIAKHKRQGPIAKRSLLHAMGVSFETAEGRKEKIFCPPPRDFQNFLGDVVLDDSIFSKFSLK comes from the coding sequence ATGCCTGAAAAACATTCGAATATTAGAATATTCTACGAAACTGAATCCTTTCTTTTTGCCGAAAAACCGCCCGGCATACCGGTTCACGCCACCAAAGATTCCCAACGGGAGAATTTTGCGGACCGTCTCCAAAAACAACTCTCGCTCGAATATCTGAGAACCGTAAACCGATTGGATCTGGATACGAGCGGTCTCGTCTTCTTCTGCAAAGATCCGGAGAAAAATCTCGAAGCTGATCGCATCTTAAAAACCTCGGAAAAGATTTATCTCTGCGTAGCGGACGGAATCCCGGAAGAGGAACGTTTTACAGAAACCTGTTATCTGAAAGACGGAAATAAAAAAGTCAGAAAGGTTTTTTCCGGAGGAGATAAGGCGATCACGGAGTTCTTCGTTTTAAAACGAGAAAGAAAAGAAAATTATACCGTTCTACTCGCGAAACTTCATACCGGACGAAGACACCAGATCCGATTTCATCTGAGCGAAAAAGGATTTCCGATCCTCGGCGATCGCGTTTATGGAAAATCAGAATTAGATGTTGCGTCCGCACAGAGGACTTCGAACAATCACAGCCGATCCTCCATCGCAAAACATAAACGGCAGGGGCCGATTGCAAAACGTTCCCTCTTACACGCGATGGGAGTTTCATTCGAAACCGCGGAAGGTAGGAAGGAAAAAATTTTTTGTCCCCCTCCTCGCGACTTTCAAAACTTTTTGGGCGATGTCGTATTGGATGATTCGATTTTTTCGAAATTCTCCCTAAAATAG
- a CDS encoding MarR family winged helix-turn-helix transcriptional regulator, producing MKPKSIFAELQAEESTGFLFWQITNLWQKRIRENLLVLDLTHVQFVLLASLAWFEETAQKATQVRLAEHAKTDVMMTSKVLRSLESKKLLTRQPDPEDSRANCLFLTPEGKELVGKAVHIVESTDKLFFSILKDEKNFRSSLLDLRQQNA from the coding sequence ATGAAACCAAAATCGATATTCGCTGAATTACAGGCCGAAGAAAGCACGGGATTCCTTTTTTGGCAGATTACGAACCTTTGGCAAAAACGGATTCGGGAGAATCTTTTGGTTTTGGATCTGACGCACGTCCAATTCGTGCTTTTGGCGAGTTTGGCTTGGTTCGAAGAAACCGCTCAAAAAGCGACTCAAGTCCGTCTCGCCGAACACGCAAAAACGGACGTGATGATGACTTCCAAGGTTTTGCGCAGCCTCGAATCCAAGAAACTCCTTACAAGACAACCCGACCCCGAGGATTCCAGAGCGAATTGTTTGTTTCTCACTCCCGAAGGGAAAGAGCTGGTGGGAAAGGCCGTTCATATCGTGGAGTCCACGGATAAGCTCTTCTTTTCCATTCTCAAAGACGAAAAAAACTTCAGAAGTTCCCTTTTGGATCTAAGACAGCAGAATGCCTGA
- a CDS encoding SRPBCC family protein translates to MKRIQHEEITQANAAKLWKLYQDVSNWKRWDHEVEDSLLEGEFKTGSKGMLKPKGGPKTWFRLTEVREKEFFSDLTQLPLCKLEFKHELIPVPSGTKFVHTVTFTGPLSFLFSRVIGNRIREELPSAMKNLAQLAEAA, encoded by the coding sequence ATGAAACGCATCCAACACGAAGAAATCACCCAAGCCAACGCGGCCAAACTCTGGAAACTCTACCAAGACGTATCGAATTGGAAACGCTGGGATCACGAAGTCGAAGATTCTCTTTTAGAGGGAGAATTTAAAACGGGAAGCAAGGGAATGCTCAAACCCAAGGGCGGACCGAAAACCTGGTTTCGTCTTACGGAAGTGCGCGAGAAGGAATTCTTTTCCGATCTCACACAACTTCCCCTTTGCAAATTAGAATTCAAACACGAACTCATTCCCGTTCCTTCCGGAACGAAGTTCGTGCATACCGTAACGTTTACAGGTCCTCTTTCCTTCCTATTCTCCCGCGTAATCGGAAATAGAATCCGGGAAGAATTACCCAGCGCGATGAAAAATCTCGCCCAACTTGCGGAAGCCGCCTAA
- a CDS encoding helix-turn-helix domain-containing protein produces MNPSMEELEAGKESPSSEHITEVVKENLKLIRHTKGFSLDKLASRCGVSRAMLSQIEQGKSVPTISVLWKIANGLNVPFSELLKEKGTEGVIVMKAENTKVLFSSSKVFSSRALFPYNGNRKTEFYELILKPGGIEVAESHQSGTTENIVVVSGKLRLRVGEKVVELEPKDSVFFRADIPHEYSNPTDQETLMYLVMDYRDEIN; encoded by the coding sequence ATGAACCCATCCATGGAAGAATTGGAAGCAGGTAAAGAATCCCCCTCCAGTGAACATATCACGGAAGTCGTCAAAGAAAATCTCAAACTGATTCGCCATACGAAAGGATTCTCCTTGGATAAGTTGGCCTCCCGTTGCGGTGTAAGCCGTGCAATGCTTTCGCAAATCGAGCAAGGAAAGAGTGTTCCGACAATTTCCGTTCTTTGGAAGATCGCAAACGGTTTAAACGTTCCTTTCAGCGAACTTCTCAAAGAGAAAGGCACCGAAGGCGTGATCGTGATGAAAGCGGAAAACACGAAGGTTTTGTTTTCCAGTTCAAAAGTCTTTTCAAGCCGCGCACTTTTCCCTTATAACGGAAATCGAAAAACCGAATTTTACGAACTCATTTTAAAACCGGGCGGGATCGAAGTCGCCGAATCCCACCAATCCGGAACCACCGAAAACATCGTGGTCGTTTCGGGAAAACTCCGTCTGCGAGTCGGAGAGAAGGTCGTGGAATTGGAACCGAAAGATTCCGTTTTTTTCAGAGCCGATATTCCGCACGAGTATTCGAACCCGACCGATCAGGAAACACTGATGTATCTGGTCATGGATTACAGAGACGAAATCAACTAA
- a CDS encoding sodium:proton antiporter, which yields MKQKLTSVLLAILLTLPSVALLADEPAGETQPPVQTTETHDSSHSDEAASGHHEVQGEELPYWSVLPFVLMLLSIALLPIVSHTTSHWWESNTNKLILALALAAVSFTILVLHGWFGKIVHTLVFEYVPFIILLGALFYISGGIRLKGDINATPLNNTIFLIIGTFLASFIGTTGASMLLIRPILKTNSERKHVVHTVIFFIFLVSNIGGSLTPLGDPPLFLGYLIGVPFTWTFKLLPELLVAGILLLILYFIWDTIAYKKETRTDLNKDHKRHEKISLEGQVNFIWLLGVVLSVAFLNQNYIPAIAKNPYIAFIREGVLIGLIVLSKVTTKGHVREHNKFTLHPIQEVAYLFIGIFITMIPALILLEHHGKELGVTETWQFFWVTGLFSGVLDNAPTYLTFLSLAKGTLGMNDVAQILADPHAESILKAISVGAVFMGALTYIGNAPNFMVKSVAEENKVKMPSFGGYVVYSFAILIPTFILLTFIFFR from the coding sequence ATGAAACAAAAACTTACATCCGTCCTTCTGGCGATCCTTCTTACCCTGCCCTCCGTTGCGCTTTTAGCGGACGAACCGGCGGGAGAAACACAACCGCCCGTGCAAACCACGGAGACCCATGATTCTTCCCATAGCGACGAAGCGGCTTCCGGCCATCACGAGGTGCAGGGAGAAGAGCTTCCGTATTGGAGCGTGCTTCCCTTCGTTCTCATGCTTTTGAGCATCGCACTTTTACCCATCGTTTCACACACGACCTCTCATTGGTGGGAAAGCAACACGAACAAACTGATTCTCGCGCTTGCGTTAGCGGCGGTTTCGTTTACCATTCTGGTTCTTCACGGATGGTTCGGAAAGATCGTACATACGCTCGTGTTCGAATACGTTCCGTTCATCATTCTTCTCGGCGCCCTCTTTTATATTTCGGGGGGAATCCGTTTGAAGGGAGATATAAACGCGACTCCTCTCAACAATACCATCTTCTTGATCATCGGAACGTTCCTCGCTTCCTTTATCGGAACGACCGGAGCATCCATGCTTCTGATTCGTCCGATATTAAAAACGAACTCCGAAAGAAAACACGTGGTTCATACCGTGATCTTTTTTATCTTTTTGGTTTCGAACATCGGCGGTTCCTTGACGCCTCTCGGAGATCCTCCTTTGTTCCTCGGATATTTGATCGGGGTTCCGTTTACCTGGACGTTTAAACTTTTACCGGAGCTGCTCGTTGCGGGGATTCTTCTTTTGATTCTGTATTTCATCTGGGATACGATCGCGTATAAAAAAGAAACGCGAACGGATCTCAACAAGGATCACAAGCGTCACGAAAAGATCAGCTTAGAAGGTCAGGTGAATTTCATTTGGCTTCTCGGAGTGGTCTTGTCCGTCGCGTTCTTAAATCAGAATTACATTCCCGCGATCGCGAAAAATCCGTACATCGCGTTTATCCGCGAAGGAGTTTTGATCGGTCTGATCGTACTTTCCAAAGTGACCACCAAAGGACACGTGCGGGAACACAACAAGTTCACACTGCATCCGATTCAGGAAGTCGCGTATCTGTTTATCGGAATCTTTATTACGATGATTCCCGCGCTCATTCTTTTGGAACACCACGGAAAAGAATTGGGTGTAACGGAAACATGGCAGTTCTTCTGGGTAACCGGTTTGTTCTCCGGAGTTTTGGATAACGCTCCAACGTATTTAACGTTCTTGTCATTGGCGAAAGGAACGTTGGGAATGAACGACGTCGCACAGATTTTAGCGGACCCACACGCGGAAAGTATTCTGAAAGCGATCTCGGTCGGTGCGGTGTTTATGGGTGCATTGACGTATATCGGAAATGCGCCAAACTTTATGGTAAAATCCGTCGCGGAAGAGAACAAGGTAAAGATGCCGAGTTTCGGAGGATACGTTGTGTATTCTTTCGCAATTCTGATTCCTACGTTTATTCTGCTTACGTTTATATTCTTCCGTTAA
- the perRB gene encoding peroxide-responsive transcriptional repressor PerRB, which produces MEALFAKKVCLTPAEIEQRLKSVSIQPTMQRISICQYVLCEADHPTAEEVKEWVDSRSFKMSLATVYNTLNILVSAGLLREFKFSCLGKSVYDSNIVDHYHFFDEKSGKFHDIDPSLLSLSSNLPAEFLVNKTDILLTGNLTRDLSSDQ; this is translated from the coding sequence ATGGAAGCGTTGTTTGCAAAAAAAGTCTGTTTAACTCCGGCGGAGATCGAACAACGATTGAAGTCCGTTTCCATTCAACCCACGATGCAGAGAATTTCGATCTGCCAGTACGTTCTCTGCGAAGCCGATCATCCCACCGCGGAAGAAGTCAAAGAATGGGTCGATAGCCGTTCCTTCAAAATGAGTTTGGCTACCGTATACAACACGTTGAACATTCTTGTTTCGGCCGGACTTTTGAGAGAATTCAAATTCTCCTGTTTGGGCAAATCCGTTTACGACAGCAATATCGTGGATCACTATCACTTCTTCGACGAGAAGAGCGGTAAGTTTCATGACATCGATCCTTCTCTTCTTTCCCTCAGCTCCAATCTTCCGGCCGAGTTCCTGGTCAACAAAACGGATATTTTGTTAACCGGAAATCTGACACGCGATCTGTCGAGCGACCAGTAG